CCTCTGCTCCTCGCCCTCCAGCAGGCGCCGGTAGGTGGCAATCTCGATGTCCAGGCCCAGCTTGGAGTTCAGCACCTCCTGGTACTCCTTGATCAGGCAGGCCATGTCCTGCTTGGCCTTCTGCAGGGCGGCCTCCAGCTCCGCCAGCTTGCACTTGGCATCGTTGAGGGCCACCTGGCCCTGCTGCTCAGCTTCAGCCACGGCAGCCTCCAGCTTGGAGTTCTGGGGGCCCAGAAGAGAACAAGGTGGGTTGTGGTCCCTGGGTCTCTGTGCCCACGTCCTGGATGTGTCCAGGCTCTCCCCAGCCAGCAGGGATCACCCCAGGAACAGGCCTCTCCCCTTCATCACACGGGTCTCCCTGAGTGACCACCACCTAGTCATGCACAGGGGCTGGAGAATGAGTGGTGAGATCCATTTGGGCGCACACGGGCTGTGGGAGCCTGGGTGGGCCTCCAGGGACCCCTACCTGGCACTTGGCATTCTCGATCTCGGCCGTCAGCCTCTGGATCATGCGGTTCAGCTCGTTGATCTCCTCCTTGGTGCGGCGCAGGGTCTCCCCGTGCTGGACCACCGTGGCCTTGATCTCCTCACACTGGGGGGAAGCAGAGAGGTTTGTGAGGCTGATGATTTAGGTGGTACAGTGCTCAGCCTGTGCCACCACACAGGGCAACCCCGTCCTGCACTATAACCTGACAGCTGCCTGCCCTTCTCCTACCATCCTTAGGAATCAGAATCCCCAGGCAAAAGATACTCCTCGCCTTCCTCCCATGGTCATGAACAGGATGCAGGTGTCCTGGGCCACTCGCCTTGCTGCGGTACCAGCTCTCAGCCTCGGCCCGGCTGCGGCTGGCGATGTCATCATACTGAGCCTTGATCTCCGCCACGATGTTATTCATGTTTAGGTCCCGGCTGTTGTCCAACTTGACAATGACCGATGTATCTGAGATGTGGGCTTGGAGAACGCGGATCTCCTGTGGAAGCAGTAAAGAGGAAGAATAAGCAAGTTATCTGGGCTTTTCCTCACTTGCTGGTGCCTATAATCTCTTGGGTCCATCTGGAGCCAAAGTCTCTGGTTTGGAGCAGTCAGTCCTCTGCTGAAATTGCATGGTTTTCTATACAGATAAGAAGTCCTCTTTCGAAGAAAATGCAACTGCTTCTCAAATGCTTGCTTTGAGCATTCTTCCGGCCACCTGCACCTCGGCAGGGTCCCTGCAGCCAGCATGCTGCACCTACTTTCTGGGGGTCCAGACCCTTGTGTTGGGACCCACTTCCCATTCTCCTGGACCAGCCACCCAAAGGGAAGGCTTTTGGCTGCCAGAGAAAAGCTGGGTCAGGGAAATCAGGCTGTGGGTCTGTATTCTGATTTCCAAGACCCAGTGGTCCTAGCGATCACCCTGTCCTGCCCCCTACTAATTCTGTCCCTTTTAATCCTCCACGCCTctgcctcccttcttccctctccttgcTCTTTCTAACCCTCCAGCCTCCGCCTGTGCTCCCATGTCCGCAGGCCCAGGCAGGGGATGGGAGATGCCCGCTATGGCTCAAAGCCCGCTCACCTCCTCATACAGTCGCCGCAGGAAGTcgagctcctggaccagggccTCCACGTTGGCCTCCAGGTCTGACTTGCGGACGTAGGCACAGTCCACGTCCTGTGTGGGGTTGAAGGGGGTGTGAGGTTCAAAGGCGCTCTTGGGCTTGGCTGCAGTGTGGCCGGGCAGAGAGGACAGGATGGCcaggggctcagggctgggctTGGCTCAGGCACTCACCTTCTTTAGAGCCACAAACTCATTCTCCGCAGTAGCTCGAAGTGCCACTTCTTCTTCATACCTGAGGTGGGCGGGGAAAACAGGAGCTGTCTGCCTGAGAAGGTCTCAACTTGGCCATGAAGCAGGCATGCGGACAAGCCTGagtcccagccccttccctggatGGTCTGCCCACCTCCGAGAGAAATGGGGCGTGAAGAAATCAGGCTGCTGGTCCAGCCTCCAGGTCACATGGGAGAGTTAAATTAGCCACTCGCACATCACCTCTGAGCTTTtcagtgtgggtgtgtgtgtgtgtgtgtgtggtgggggagcaGGATCtggaaactgtgtgtgtgtgagtgtgtgtgcatgcacgagcatgtgtgtgtgcctggggtgCGGGAAGTGCCTGTTTTTTGCACCCAGgtctccattttcctttcctctgacccCACTCCTTGCCCCTGGCTTAGCTACAGGCAGCGGCATCTCCCCTCTGTCATTCCCTTCCTCGCTTAGCCAAGAGGAGTCAGAGCCAGAGGCGGGGAGCACAGTGGGCTGGGATGGCTGAGAGCATCACTGAAGGAAGCTGATCAGCCCTCAAAAACAGATTCCTTTAGAGCACCCAGTGTGCACCTTCACAGCATATCAGACCTGGAggtctatgtctgtgactctgctACGCCTGCTTCCCAGGGGACCGTGAGCCCCATCAGGAAGGGACTGAATCTACCGTTTGCCCCTGGATCGCTAGCATCCAGCCCAGCACCTGGCTGGTACTGGGAGGTGCTCAGAAAGTGTTAGCTGAGTGACAGAGTGAACTTAGGAAGAATGTCAGGGCTTTGAGGGCTAGACTCAATAGGGATCAGAAAGATTAATTTTTCTGGGGTCCTGAGAGAAGGGTCTGGAGGATGGAGAAAGGGAGCAAGCATCATTTCCCTGACCTGCTGGTAGGAAGTCAAGGTGAGGTCTGTCCCCAGGGGACTAGGACCCACCCAGGGGACCCATGTGGTTTAAGGAAAGGCAGGGGGTGCAGGTCTCTGCCTCCCATCCTCAGGCAGAGATCTAGCCACAGGTCTGGACATGCCCCTGTGCTGGGAGCCTCCTTCAAGCCCTTTCCAGAGTTGGCCCCTTCCTGCACTCACTTCTTCTTGTAGCCCTCCAGCACCTCCTGCACGTGGTTGAGCTCAGAGGCCAGCCTCCCACTGTCAGCCTCCACGTGCTCGGCCTCCCGCCTCAGCGTCTCAATGTAGCCATTGAAGAGCGGCTCCAGGTTGCTCTCGCAGCACTGGCGGTTCTGGTAGAACTGCAGCTTGGTCTCCAGCAGCTTGTTCTGCTGCTCCAGGAAGCGCACCTGCCGCCCAGAGGCAGAGTCTGAGAATCTCTTCTTGCAGGACCAGAGGGCAAGGAGCAGGGGTCCCAGAACCAGGACCCACAGGCCCCCAACTCTCTGACCCAGAGTCCTCCCTGGCAAGGCTTATGTCACCTCTCTCAAAATCACGTTCAGGCTTGGTCGGCTCGCCTGGAAGTCGTTCCTGTGTGCTCATTTCCGTCTCCTCTAAGGCGGTATATCTAGTGACATGGAAAGGGCTAAGCCGTGCTGAGCCCAGATGCTGCTGCCACTTGTTACTATTGTGTCCGAGGGCTCAGCAGCTAACCCTGGTGCAGAGGGCTCGCTTCGCTAGGAGGGTTGAATGAGCCCTGGTACAGAAGGGCACCTGCATATGCTGAACAGTTACTACTCTAAGACAGGTGTGATTGTCAGTGTGCAAATGCACAGGTGACCCTTTTAAGAAAGGCAGaccataaaagttaaaaaagtaaaGCATGTGCCAACTATTAAAACtctacaacaggagttcccgttgtggtgcagcggaaacgaatccgcctaggaaccatgaggttgcaggttcgatccctagcctagctcagtgggttgaggatccggcgtggctgggagctgtggtgtaggttgcagatgcggctcggatctggcgtggctgtggctgtagctgtggtgtaggctggtggctgcagctccgattagacccctagcctgggagcctccatatgctgcaggtgtggccttaaaacgacaaaagacaaaacaaaacaaaacaaaaacaaaaaagaaaactctacaACAACAGTGCAATTAGAGTAATAAACTCTTGGACTATTAGTACAGGGATGTCGTGTGCTTCAAACCTCCGTTTTTCCAGATGAGGACTTGAAGGCCTGGGGAGGTTCCCTGAGTGCCTGAGACCTCACGGTGGCAGAAGAAAAACTCATCTCTTGCCTGGCAGGGGGCTACTTCTCTTACTGTAATAATTACTGCGTGCAAAGAAAATTTCATGTCCATCTCCCTGCCATGATGTCGGTCCTCCACCCCATTTGGATCCCTTTGTGTGATAACTTTGTCACATCCCTGGTAAGTCCTTTCTTGTGCTATCCATGGTTTCTCATGCTGTTAGGAgttccagatttttttcagcCCTTCCTGGTGGGTGGCTCTCCAGCGTTACTTCTTTCAAGGTTGGCTCCGGAGAGccttccctggccccagaacctctTCATCAGTGAAGGCTTCTCCCTCGGCCCCTCAAACCACTGCCGTGTGGTGGTTGCCTGAATTTGATGAAGACAGCTGCAGACTTGGGCTGGACACTAACAGCTGCAGGTGTTTTCAACCATGTCCAGACAACATGCTGCCTTCCTCCCCATGAGGCCCAAGACAATGGAGACCATGTCTGTTGCTCATCCCTGAATCCCGAGCCTCGGGTACAGTGGCTTGGACAGACCGCTCTGGTCCCTGCTCAGTGGCCAAGTCGCCACTGGTACAGAAGCTGCTCTGTGTGATCCAGGAGATTCCTGCCAGGCGGTCTTTCAGCATCACACTGACCAGCCCACCCCTGGACACAGGGAGCATCTCTTTGCCATGTAAGCAGTTGTTTGGCTTCAGATGCATTGAACACCCACATAGCAGCTCTTTGCTCATAAGATATTCTCTCTTGGCACTAGAGGTTCTACCCTTAGctctctttctgtgttttcagTGTGTGTCCTCCATCAGACCTGGCAGCTTTTGACCCTAgtcttgtctttctgtctttctgtctctgtcctaGAGGTATGGCTGCCTCTCCCTCTGGACAGCTGCTATAGGTCTGTCTCTGACTTCCTCAATGCCCAGCCTGGGCCCTGAGCATAGGTAGGCTTCAGGAAGGGTGTGATCAAGGACACCCACCTTGTCAATGAAGGCGGCGAACCTGTTGTTGAGAAACTTGATCTGCTCCTTCTCCTCTTGCTTCACACACTGGGCGCTGGGGTCGATCTCCAGGTTGAGGGGCGCGAGGAGGCTCTCGTTGACGGACACGGTGGTGATGCAGGGCGGGCTGGGACGGACCACGCCGCCAGAGCGGTACCCGAAGCTGCGGCCATAGGAGCCAGCGCGGAAGCCTCCGCAGACGCTGCGGCTGCCAAAGCCCCCCGTGAGGCCGCGGTAGCAGGAGATGCCCCGGTAGGGGGCGGCCGTGATGCAGCAGCGGCCTGCCCGAGGTCCGCAGGCTGAGGCGCAGCTGAAAGCACGGCCGCTGAATCCAGAGCTCATGGAGCTGAAGCCACAGGTCATGCTGGAGACAGGGAGGTGTCTGAACAGTGGAGAAGCTGGCAGAGGACGGAGCTAAAGGCCTGTGCTCCCTGGACTGAGGCAGGCCCTTTTATGCACCAGGGCAGCCGGCAGTAAAAGGGGCAGCAAAGAGACAATAGCTGCGTTTTATTGGCTTGGCATCACCCCGGCCTCTTAGGAGTCAACCCGCTTGCCTTTCAGTGTAGCTGTGTCAACAAGCCTGGCTGCAGGcctttttcatcttcaaagccctTTATGAGCTTCCTCATTGCCTCTCCCTCCCATTGCTCCTGGAAGTGGAGACCTCCTGGAAGCATCTAGGTGGACTCCGTGCTCCGAGTGCAGGGAATGGGTGCAGTGACCTGGGTGGAGCTTGCTCTCCGAATCCTTTTCTGGAAGCTGGGCTATGGCCCTGGACCTATGATCTGGCCTTGGAATAGAGGGGCTGACCTGTCCCAAGTTGGGGGCAGTGTCCCAAACAACAACCTCTgggcttctttgtctttttttctgtctctctctttctctctctctctctctttttttctttttaggaccgcactcggggcatatggagattcccaggctaggggtccaattggagctacagatgccagcctatgccacaaccacagccactgcaatgcaggatccaagtcacatctgtgacccgtaccacagctcagagcaacgctgggtccttaacccactgagcaaggtcagggattgaacctgcctggttcctagtaggattcgttgccgctgcgccacgaagggaactctcctctctgtctcttaaAGCACGTTCATTTCTTCACTGTCGCTATGAGCTTCTCCTAATGTGTTCCTACGCAGAGCCTAgtcagaggtgggagtggggggataGATTTGGGAGGAAGCATGGTCCctgtcctttgggttttctaggAAGACAGGAGCCATGGGGCACCTGCTGGGACATGGAAGAAACTGAGCCAGAGAGTTCAGGTGAGAACCAGGGCTGTTCTTCAGAGTTCTGGGCTTTGCTGCTGGAGGGCCAGGGGTCAGGAGTGGGAATGAGAtactgcagagccacagggaTTAATCAGGGAAGACTTCTTGGAGGTGAGTTTAAGGAAGACTGGGTGGGATAGGGATAGAAATGatgggaggcaggaaaggagtCCAACTCTGCTTTGGGGACTAGGCTGTGTCATCACTCATTCCCTCATTCATTCCgtacattcttcttcttttttttttctaataaaaaaaaaattatttggcgttcccactgtggctcagcaggttcaggacccaactagcatccatgaggattcgggtttgatcctttgcctcGCTCTGTAAGAGAGGGTGGCATGCACATGGGGGTGCCAACGTTTGCCTAGTGGGGCAGGGGAGAAGCCACAGGTGGGGGAGAGGCCCCTGCTGCCCAGGCTGAGTTGGGGTctgatgtggggggtggggtgggagttctCTGGGTTCCCAGCAGGAAAGCTGAGTGATGGCTGTGTGTCCACACCCACTGGGAAGGGTGAAAAGTGATGAGGTGGGGGGAGGCTACCTGGGTCCTGAAATGGTGACTTTCGCCTCTCCCCGGACCCTTGGGGTGAGTGGAGGTGGGGGCTTGTGTAGCTGTCCTGAAGGTCAAGATCCCTTCCTCCGCCTCTTCCCCTTGGGGCTTGGACCACTGATGGCTTTGATGGGTGGACGGTGGAGCCGAGCCAGGATCTTCCACTGACATGAGGATTTGAGCCCATAAACCCTTCTAAGCGTGTGTCTTTGTACTTGGGATGACTCCTCTGATGGGCCTGTCTCCTGACCAGCCTCGCAGCCCAATGCTGACTTGATCTGGTCTAAAAATAGCCCTCCAGGTCTCCTCCCGGAGCCTCACCTTTtggcctccctcctgcctctcagtTGTGTCCCAGGCTCATCTGGTCTGGGaggctgggggatgggagggcTGTGGTGAGCCATCGGGGGCTGGCTAACCTCCACTCAAATCCTAAATATggaccctcccagccc
Above is a genomic segment from Phacochoerus africanus isolate WHEZ1 chromosome 7, ROS_Pafr_v1, whole genome shotgun sequence containing:
- the LOC125131658 gene encoding keratin, type II microfibrillar, component 7C gives rise to the protein MTCGFSSMSSGFSGRAFSCASACGPRAGRCCITAAPYRGISCYRGLTGGFGSRSVCGGFRAGSYGRSFGYRSGGVVRPSPPCITTVSVNESLLAPLNLEIDPSAQCVKQEEKEQIKFLNNRFAAFIDKVRFLEQQNKLLETKLQFYQNRQCCESNLEPLFNGYIETLRREAEHVEADSGRLASELNHVQEVLEGYKKKYEEEVALRATAENEFVALKKDVDCAYVRKSDLEANVEALVQELDFLRRLYEEEIRVLQAHISDTSVIVKLDNSRDLNMNNIVAEIKAQYDDIASRSRAEAESWYRSKCEEIKATVVQHGETLRRTKEEINELNRMIQRLTAEIENAKCQNSKLEAAVAEAEQQGQVALNDAKCKLAELEAALQKAKQDMACLIKEYQEVLNSKLGLDIEIATYRRLLEGEEQRLCEGIGAVNVCVSSSRGGVVCGDLCVSGSRPVTGSVCSAPCSGNVAVSTGLCAPCGQLNTTCGGGSCGLGRY